Proteins from a genomic interval of Uloborus diversus isolate 005 chromosome 4, Udiv.v.3.1, whole genome shotgun sequence:
- the LOC129221081 gene encoding uncharacterized protein LOC129221081: MTRCSAGPIIHSACRNFDAGDSWANKLSRLLTNFNLKSKIGPNEGDCKAFFVGDKQVGIIRSEIWQQLSPYSSVFQYDSINQRVYLNPDWRTYEERSEKMHAILQELRVKNIFSTLNGWRDECYDVSSKFGDQSLMKMERSATCLFGIKRCGVHVNGYVKNLDGSKGVWIQKRAMTKPTWPGKLDNMVSGGFAVGMTVFECVKKEAQEEASLSEDLLQAMIPVGTVSFFYEDERGIFPETLFIFDVEVPLEFTPTNTDDEVECFHLYTIDELKEVLVTDDFKLTSSLVALDFLVRHGYLNCDDEPNYIKLMETLHTPLHFLHPAY; encoded by the exons ATGACCCGGTGCTCTGCTGGCCCTATTATACACTCTGCTTGTCGAAATTTTGATGCTGGGGACTCCTGGGCGAACAAACTCTCTAGATTATTaacgaattttaatttaaagagtaAAATAG GACCCAATGAAGGCGATTGCAAAGCATTCTTTGTGGGCGACAAACAGGTGGGAATCATCCGCTCCGAAATCTGGCAGCAGCTGTCTCCTTATTCCAGTGTTTTCCAGTATGATTCCATTAACCAGAGGGTATATCTGAACCCAGACTGGAGGACATACGAAGAGCGGAGTGAAAAGATGCACGCCATTTTACAAGAACTccgggtgaaaaatatttttagtacctTAAACGGCTGGAGAGATGAG TGCTATGATGTAAGTTCCAAATTTGGTGACCAGTCGCTAATGAAAATGGAAAGGTCAGCTACAT GTCTTTTTGGTATCAAACGTTGCGGGGTTCATGTGAACGGTTACGTGAAGAACCTTGATGGTAGCAAAGGTGTGTGGATCCAAAAAAGGGCTATGACCAAGCCTACGTGGCCTGGCAAATTAGACAACATG GTGAGTGGTGGTTTTGCGGTGGGAATGACAGTATTTGAGTGCGTTAAAAAGGAGGCACAAGAAGAGGCATCACTTTCTGAAGATTTGTTACAAGCAATGATTCCAGTAGGCACAGTGtc ATTTTTCTATGAAGATGAAAGAGGAATATTTCcagaaactttatttatttttgatgtagaAGTCCCATTAGAGTTTACCCCAACGAATACTGATGATGAAGTAGAGTGTTTTCATTTATATACAATTGACGAA CTGAAAGAAGTCTTAGTAACAGATGACTTTAAACTGACAAGCTCCTTAGTTGCATTAGATTTTTTAGTGAGACACGGCTATTTGAACTGTGATGATG